From a single Corynebacterium kroppenstedtii DSM 44385 genomic region:
- a CDS encoding nitrite/sulfite reductase, which translates to MAPDLIAPRCETPSSQRSPIDPASCHNETKDKAMTTPTRNETAQHEASATGVDDSAQSRTRDATPTREKAASAARSTDSPRAQRASGRTTGGRAAGGCSRPRRKPKPQGQWAVDGHEALNDDEKIKAEDAGVAVAQRVRDIYALQGFDSIPANDLAPRFKWIGLYTQRRQDMDGEQTSIKSNAELQDHYFMMRIRLDGGVVNSEQLTVIGEISRDFARGTADFTDRQNVQLHWIRIEDVPEIWDRLNSVGLSTNFGCGDVPRVILGSPVAGVAADEIIDATPAIEEIKNNRLPKPEYSNLPRKFKTAISGNSRQDVTHEIQDLSFIGVRHPEHGPGFDVWVGGGLSTNPMLAQRLGVFVSLDEVPDVWEGIVSIFRDYGYRRLRNRARLKFLVADWGVEKLRSVLENDYLGHPLRDGVEPPVAPGYRDHIGVHDQQDGLKYVGVKPTVGHTEGRQLIRLAELADKFGSGRIRTTPNKELLFLDVKRGRVPHLLHALDNEGLSAKPSSFRRDIISCTGLEFCKLALVVTKQRAVRLADELEERLGDLDVPLKISLNGCPNSCARTQLADIGLKGQIVTDQDGNRVEGFQVHLGGALGFHPDFGRKLRGHKVTSAGLADYVERLVTKYKADRNKGEQFREWVLRAPDEDLQ; encoded by the coding sequence ATGGCACCCGATCTGATAGCCCCGCGATGTGAAACCCCGAGTTCTCAACGCAGCCCAATTGATCCGGCTTCTTGCCACAACGAAACGAAGGATAAAGCCATGACAACCCCCACTCGTAACGAAACAGCTCAGCACGAGGCCTCCGCTACCGGCGTTGACGATTCCGCCCAGTCCCGCACGAGAGACGCGACTCCCACCCGGGAAAAAGCCGCATCTGCAGCTCGGTCGACTGATTCGCCTCGCGCTCAGAGAGCCAGCGGACGCACCACAGGTGGACGCGCTGCCGGTGGGTGTTCTCGTCCTCGTCGAAAGCCGAAGCCCCAAGGTCAGTGGGCTGTAGATGGTCACGAGGCCCTCAACGACGACGAAAAGATCAAGGCTGAGGACGCCGGTGTCGCCGTCGCCCAGCGCGTCCGCGATATTTACGCGCTTCAGGGGTTCGATTCCATTCCGGCGAATGACCTCGCCCCGCGTTTTAAATGGATCGGCCTTTATACCCAGCGCCGCCAGGATATGGATGGAGAGCAAACAAGCATCAAAAGTAATGCTGAACTCCAGGACCATTACTTCATGATGAGGATCCGTTTAGACGGTGGCGTCGTTAATTCCGAGCAACTAACGGTCATCGGTGAAATTTCCCGCGACTTCGCCCGTGGAACCGCCGACTTTACGGACCGTCAGAATGTGCAGCTCCACTGGATCCGAATCGAAGATGTCCCGGAGATCTGGGATCGCTTAAACAGTGTGGGCTTGTCCACGAATTTTGGTTGTGGTGATGTTCCGCGCGTCATTTTGGGTTCGCCGGTGGCCGGCGTCGCTGCTGATGAAATTATTGATGCAACACCGGCGATTGAGGAGATTAAAAACAATCGCCTTCCTAAGCCGGAGTATTCAAATCTCCCGAGGAAGTTTAAGACTGCAATTTCGGGAAACTCTCGTCAAGATGTGACGCATGAGATTCAGGACCTTTCGTTTATCGGTGTTAGGCATCCTGAGCATGGGCCTGGTTTCGACGTTTGGGTAGGCGGGGGCTTGTCGACGAATCCCATGCTTGCTCAGCGTTTGGGCGTGTTTGTTTCTCTCGACGAGGTTCCTGATGTGTGGGAGGGCATCGTCTCCATTTTCCGCGATTACGGTTATCGACGTTTGCGTAACCGCGCTCGCCTGAAGTTCCTCGTCGCTGATTGGGGCGTCGAAAAGCTGCGTTCAGTTTTGGAAAACGACTACCTCGGTCATCCGCTCCGCGACGGTGTGGAGCCGCCGGTTGCCCCAGGTTATCGGGATCATATCGGCGTTCACGACCAGCAGGATGGGCTGAAGTATGTGGGGGTGAAACCTACGGTTGGGCACACTGAAGGGCGTCAGCTGATTCGCTTGGCTGAGCTCGCCGATAAATTTGGATCGGGTCGAATTCGAACCACTCCGAATAAAGAACTCCTATTTCTCGACGTCAAACGGGGTCGCGTGCCCCATCTACTTCATGCCCTTGATAATGAGGGACTATCGGCGAAGCCTTCGAGTTTTCGACGCGACATCATTTCATGCACGGGGTTGGAATTCTGCAAACTTGCCCTCGTTGTGACAAAACAACGCGCAGTTCGGTTAGCCGACGAACTCGAAGAACGCTTAGGTGATCTCGATGTTCCCTTAAAGATCAGCCTTAATGGCTGCCCCAACTCGTGCGCCCGAACGCAATTGGCGGATATCGGGCTCAAAGGGCAAATCGTCACCGACCAAGATGGCAATCGCGTTGAAGGATTCCAAGTTCACCTCGGAGGGGCCCTCGGATTCCACCCCGATTTTGGACGAAAACTCCGTGGCCACAAAGTCACGAGTGCAGGACTCGCCGATTACGTCGAAAGGCTTGTCACCAAATATAAAGCTGATCGAAACAAGGGTGAACAGTTTCGCGAATGGGTCCTTCGCGCCCCAGACGAGGATTTGCAATGA